The following are from one region of the Halodesulfurarchaeum sp. HSR-GB genome:
- a CDS encoding LSM domain-containing protein produces MSGRPLDVLEAALEESVTVTLKGEETFTGVLAGYDQHMNLVLEAGEDTTVIRGDNVVSIDI; encoded by the coding sequence ATGAGCGGGCGACCTCTCGATGTCCTGGAGGCGGCCCTCGAGGAATCGGTTACGGTCACGTTGAAAGGTGAGGAGACGTTCACCGGCGTCCTCGCGGGGTACGACCAGCACATGAACCTGGTTCTGGAAGCGGGAGAAGACACAACCGTTATACGCGGCGATAACGTCGTCTCGATAGACATATGA
- a CDS encoding M20/M25/M40 family metallo-hydrolase: protein MDSTQREFLETLLETKSPSGYETPALRAWIDYVASFADSVETDAYGNAVASFEGDGEVSIAVTGHADEIGYAVSSITEEGFLRIIPVGGSDPAVSRGTQIEIQTDEGPVNGVIAQTAIHLRDRGESGDVPEITAQHVDIGAEDEAAARELVEVGDPAIPAAGIHDLDGSRIAGRGIDNRAGLWVAAETLRKAVKRDVDATVHAVATVQEELGTKGAMMVGTELDADAVVAVDVTHASDNPAYPEDQASDVSLGEGPVVTRGTANHPELVTAVRGAAESADLPVQLQASGRRTGTDADAFYTQRGGTPSLNLGIPNRYMHTPVEVIDTEDLSQAAAVLTETAAQAETGADFRTSI, encoded by the coding sequence ATGGACAGCACCCAGCGCGAATTCCTCGAAACGTTGCTCGAGACGAAAAGCCCCTCGGGCTACGAGACTCCGGCGCTCCGGGCCTGGATCGATTACGTCGCCTCGTTCGCCGACTCCGTCGAGACAGACGCCTACGGTAACGCCGTCGCTTCCTTCGAGGGCGATGGTGAGGTCTCGATTGCCGTCACAGGCCACGCCGACGAAATCGGCTATGCGGTCTCGTCGATCACCGAGGAGGGCTTTCTCCGGATCATCCCGGTGGGCGGCTCGGACCCTGCCGTCTCCCGCGGGACCCAGATCGAGATCCAGACCGACGAGGGCCCGGTCAACGGCGTGATCGCCCAGACGGCCATTCACCTGCGGGACCGGGGTGAGAGCGGTGACGTGCCAGAGATCACGGCCCAGCACGTCGACATCGGAGCCGAAGACGAGGCGGCCGCTCGCGAACTCGTCGAGGTCGGGGACCCCGCGATTCCGGCGGCCGGCATCCACGACCTGGACGGGAGCCGGATCGCCGGTCGCGGCATCGACAACCGGGCGGGCCTCTGGGTCGCCGCGGAGACGCTCCGCAAGGCCGTCAAACGTGACGTGGACGCGACCGTTCACGCCGTGGCGACCGTCCAGGAGGAACTCGGCACGAAGGGCGCGATGATGGTCGGGACCGAACTCGATGCCGACGCCGTCGTCGCGGTGGATGTCACGCATGCCTCGGACAATCCAGCCTATCCGGAGGATCAGGCAAGTGATGTTTCGCTCGGGGAGGGCCCAGTCGTGACGCGGGGGACGGCCAACCACCCCGAGTTGGTGACCGCCGTTCGTGGGGCCGCCGAGTCCGCGGACCTTCCCGTCCAGCTCCAGGCCTCGGGACGCCGGACTGGGACTGACGCGGACGCCTTCTACACCCAGCGGGGTGGCACGCCGAGTCTCAATCTCGGGATCCCGAACCGGTATATGCACACGCCGGTCGAAGTGATCGACACCGAGGATCTCTCCCAGGCCGCCGCAGTCCTGACTGAGACGGCGGCACAGGCCGAAACGGGCGCGGACTTTCGGACCTCGATTTGA